In Aequorivita sp. H23M31, a single window of DNA contains:
- a CDS encoding glycosyltransferase family 2 protein, protein MRLLVVFPCFNEEEVLTNTVKRFFIYFENIIELGIISNDSRICFVDDGSVDKTWDIITSFPQKYINAIKFSNNFGHQNALLAGLENFKNEFDVYITLDVDLQDDFNVIGEMIAKNKEGFDIIYGVRNDRSTDSVLKRGTAKMFYTLMEKMGVKTINNHADFRLINNQALLSLLKFPESHLFLRAVFPLIGLNHTIVYYKRFSREEGESKYPLRKMLSFAWDGITSFSATPLRIVLLVGLLSIFLSFLLLLWAAVQLLRGNVIHGWFSMIAVVTFFGGIQTFAIGIIGEYIGKIYIQTKKRPRYIIDKIVKK, encoded by the coding sequence ATGAGGTTATTAGTGGTTTTCCCATGTTTTAATGAGGAAGAGGTTTTAACAAATACAGTTAAAAGATTTTTTATCTATTTCGAAAACATAATTGAATTGGGTATTATTTCAAATGATAGCCGTATTTGTTTTGTGGATGATGGAAGTGTGGATAAAACCTGGGACATAATCACATCTTTTCCGCAAAAATATATAAATGCGATAAAATTCAGCAATAATTTTGGACATCAAAATGCATTATTGGCCGGACTGGAAAATTTTAAGAACGAATTTGATGTATACATTACCCTTGATGTTGACTTGCAGGATGATTTTAATGTTATCGGAGAGATGATTGCAAAAAATAAGGAAGGATTTGATATTATTTATGGCGTAAGAAATGATAGATCGACTGACAGTGTTTTAAAAAGAGGTACAGCAAAAATGTTTTACACTTTAATGGAAAAGATGGGTGTAAAAACAATTAACAATCATGCTGATTTTCGGTTAATAAACAATCAAGCATTACTATCACTACTTAAATTTCCGGAGTCACATCTTTTTTTAAGAGCAGTTTTCCCTTTAATAGGCTTAAATCACACCATAGTTTATTACAAAAGATTTTCGCGAGAAGAAGGTGAGTCAAAATATCCTTTAAGAAAAATGCTATCCTTTGCGTGGGATGGCATTACATCATTTTCTGCTACTCCCTTAAGAATCGTTTTATTGGTTGGCTTACTTTCTATTTTTTTATCTTTTCTTCTATTGCTATGGGCAGCCGTTCAATTGCTCCGGGGAAATGTAATTCACGGTTGGTTTTCGATGATAGCCGTTGTAACCTTTTTTGGTGGTATACAAACCTTTGCTATTGGAATAATAGGAGAATATATTGGTAAGATTTATATCCAAACCAAAAAAAGACCACGTTACATTATTGATAAAATCGTAAAGAAATAA
- a CDS encoding class I SAM-dependent methyltransferase, with the protein MSFINNLANYNNKKSLANQFRNKRFAFFESQLKKLENGKTINILDVGGTESFWENRGYHEKKNIKITLLNLTKFETHYPNMVSVKGDACNLSEFADNSFDLVFSNSVIEHLYTSENQKLMADEVQRVGKNYYIQTPYKYFFVEPHYLLPYFQFLPKKTKIFVLSKTKLSRGTKISHEEAKDQAEQIILLSKNKMKELFPEAKIYQEKFLGMTKSLTAYNIEE; encoded by the coding sequence ATGTCTTTTATAAACAATCTCGCCAACTACAATAATAAGAAGTCACTCGCCAATCAATTTAGAAATAAAAGATTTGCTTTTTTTGAAAGCCAGTTAAAGAAATTAGAAAACGGAAAAACCATAAACATTCTGGATGTAGGCGGTACCGAATCTTTTTGGGAAAACAGAGGTTATCACGAAAAGAAAAATATAAAGATTACACTTTTAAACCTCACGAAATTTGAAACCCACTATCCAAATATGGTTTCGGTAAAAGGAGATGCGTGCAATTTATCTGAATTTGCGGATAACTCTTTCGACTTGGTTTTTTCAAATTCGGTTATTGAGCATTTATATACATCTGAGAACCAAAAACTGATGGCAGATGAGGTGCAAAGAGTGGGGAAGAACTATTATATTCAAACTCCCTATAAATATTTTTTTGTTGAGCCCCATTACTTATTGCCCTATTTCCAATTTTTACCGAAGAAAACCAAGATTTTTGTGCTGAGTAAAACAAAGCTTTCCAGAGGTACAAAAATCTCACATGAAGAGGCAAAAGATCAAGCGGAGCAGATAATTCTCCTTTCCAAAAATAAAATGAAAGAACTTTTTCCTGAAGCAAAAATCTATCAGGAAAAGTTTTTGGGAATGACTAAATCGTTGACGGCGTATAATATTGAAGAATGA